In one Neobacillus sp. WH10 genomic region, the following are encoded:
- a CDS encoding helix-turn-helix transcriptional regulator: protein MIKLTKRQDEILEIVKQSGPITGKEIAEKLSLSRAALRPDLAILTMSGSLDARPRVGYFFNEKIQVKRQAERFLHQKVNDYKALPIVVGKSTSVYDAIVQLFLEDVGTLYAVDADGHLAGVISRKDLLRASLGNRNLNELPVSVIMTRMPNIITINPEETLLEAAKKMIYNHIDSLPVVKEMAGQKNTYLLVGRITKTTITRAYLEIMEEKSD from the coding sequence ATGATTAAACTTACAAAGCGCCAGGATGAAATACTGGAGATTGTTAAACAAAGTGGACCAATAACGGGGAAAGAAATCGCAGAAAAGCTTTCCTTATCACGGGCAGCGTTAAGACCAGATCTTGCCATCTTAACGATGTCAGGCAGCTTAGATGCAAGGCCTAGAGTAGGTTACTTTTTTAATGAAAAAATACAAGTAAAGCGCCAAGCCGAAAGATTTCTTCACCAAAAAGTAAATGATTATAAAGCACTCCCGATTGTCGTTGGTAAATCAACATCTGTATATGATGCCATCGTACAGCTGTTTTTAGAGGATGTTGGAACGCTTTACGCTGTCGATGCGGACGGGCATTTAGCAGGGGTTATTTCAAGGAAGGATTTGCTCAGAGCATCTCTGGGAAATCGAAATCTAAATGAATTGCCGGTTAGTGTTATCATGACAAGAATGCCAAATATTATCACGATTAATCCAGAAGAAACATTGCTCGAAGCAGCTAAAAAGATGATTTACAATCACATCGATTCCTTACCAGTAGTAAAGGAAATGGCCGGGCAAAAAAATACATATTTGCTAGTCGGCCGCATTACAAAAACAACGATCACACGTGCATATTTAGAAATCATGGAAGAAAAATCAGACTAA
- a CDS encoding NUDIX hydrolase — translation MFYIRETFQVLPEKVSDFNKFFHEYLYPNHLKNGAKLIGRWVTVSEEEIIAIWEYPSYEEYVKIEERVLSDEMHQRAKSQLQKLGKLFLDIRKDFLTSTGAYSSPKQTVTVSGYITNEKNETLLVKTFWRADTWELPGGGVDDDETLDVALCREIVEETGIIVKLQGVSGVYSNGNTVSIVFLGKSIGGYPKTSIETKDVRFIKINSVNVKQYIKRGKFIPRVLDAMKGKCIPYEAFKVRPFELLERLNGNEEKE, via the coding sequence ATGTTTTATATAAGAGAAACTTTTCAAGTTCTCCCTGAAAAAGTCAGTGATTTTAATAAATTTTTTCATGAATATTTGTACCCCAATCATTTGAAAAACGGTGCAAAATTAATCGGTCGTTGGGTAACAGTGTCAGAAGAAGAGATCATAGCAATTTGGGAGTATCCCAGTTATGAAGAGTATGTAAAAATTGAAGAAAGAGTTTTAAGTGATGAAATGCATCAACGTGCAAAATCTCAACTTCAGAAATTAGGAAAACTTTTTTTAGACATCCGTAAAGACTTTCTGACTTCAACAGGAGCATACAGTTCTCCAAAACAAACAGTAACGGTAAGCGGTTATATAACAAATGAAAAAAATGAAACATTGCTAGTAAAAACTTTTTGGAGAGCAGATACGTGGGAACTTCCTGGAGGTGGAGTAGATGATGATGAAACACTTGACGTGGCACTGTGTCGAGAAATTGTGGAAGAGACAGGTATAATAGTAAAATTGCAAGGTGTAAGCGGAGTATATTCTAATGGAAATACAGTTTCAATTGTCTTTCTAGGAAAAAGTATTGGAGGATATCCAAAAACATCTATTGAGACAAAAGATGTTCGTTTTATCAAAATCAACTCAGTAAATGTTAAACAATATATAAAACGGGGAAAATTCATTCCAAGAGTATTGGATGCAATGAAAGGAAAATGCATACCGTATGAAGCGTTTAAAGTCCGTCCATTTGAACTACTGGAGAGGCTTAATGGAAATGAAGAAAAAGAATAA
- a CDS encoding pyruvate, water dikinase regulatory protein has product MVKKEVVYVVSDSVGETAEFVVKAVATQFNGGQVDIRRNSYVDDFEDIEDVIILAKKDHSIIAYTIVIPTLKEYIDRRASEEGIMAVDLLSPLMNAFVTKFNKEPQHQPGLMRKLDEEYFRKIEAIEFAVKYDDGRDPRGITKADIVLVGVSRTSKTPLSMYLAHQRFKVANVPLVPEVQPPDELFKIPRKNCIGLIISPDKLNEIRKERLRALGLASQANYASFERILEELDHAEKIMKRVGCPVIDVSNKAVEETAGLILDVLKKERSF; this is encoded by the coding sequence TTGGTAAAGAAAGAAGTTGTCTATGTGGTATCAGACTCAGTTGGGGAAACGGCTGAGTTTGTTGTAAAAGCAGTTGCAACACAGTTTAACGGTGGTCAAGTAGACATTCGCCGTAATTCATATGTGGATGACTTTGAAGATATTGAAGATGTCATTATATTAGCCAAAAAGGACCATTCTATTATCGCTTATACGATTGTCATTCCAACATTGAAAGAGTATATAGATCGGCGTGCTAGTGAAGAAGGAATTATGGCAGTGGACTTACTTAGTCCATTAATGAATGCGTTTGTCACAAAATTTAATAAGGAACCACAACATCAACCTGGATTAATGAGAAAACTGGATGAAGAATATTTCAGGAAAATTGAAGCAATCGAATTTGCTGTTAAATATGATGATGGACGTGATCCAAGAGGAATAACAAAGGCGGATATTGTTTTAGTAGGTGTATCTCGAACCTCGAAGACTCCGCTGTCCATGTACTTGGCTCATCAGCGCTTCAAAGTAGCCAATGTTCCGCTAGTACCAGAGGTACAGCCGCCGGATGAATTGTTCAAAATCCCACGCAAAAATTGCATTGGGTTAATTATTTCACCTGATAAGTTGAATGAAATTCGCAAGGAACGCTTAAGAGCATTAGGGTTAGCATCACAGGCAAATTATGCAAGCTTTGAGAGGATTCTAGAAGAATTAGATCATGCTGAAAAAATTATGAAACGCGTGGGCTGTCCTGTCATTGATGTATCAAATAAGGCTGTAGAAGAAACAGCAGGCTTAATTCTAGACGTGTTGAAAAAAGAGAGGAGCTTTTAA
- a CDS encoding YitT family protein, whose protein sequence is MKQTVVQTIAVTFFTVIMAYALNTFLIPHKVLTGGITGIAIIINNYLPINTGWIILTINLPLFILGYFSLGKKFMFLTVYSVILLSFSMKIIPVHAFSDDILLSSVLGGVLFGLSVGANIRVGASAGGVDIISLILAKKKEMSVGFIITCLNYGIVLVSALVFGVDKTLYTLFAIFASGKAVDSVHTNHTKLTVTIVTEKWKELSEALIQLHPRGITMTDAEGVYSHHPKKVLTTVITKYELSETKKTIQKNDPLAFVHITKAIEVMGKFRRD, encoded by the coding sequence ATGAAACAAACTGTTGTTCAAACCATTGCAGTAACCTTTTTCACAGTAATTATGGCCTATGCATTGAACACCTTTCTTATTCCACATAAAGTATTGACTGGTGGAATTACAGGGATTGCCATCATCATAAACAATTATCTACCTATAAACACTGGTTGGATTATACTTACTATTAATCTACCTTTATTTATATTAGGCTATTTTTCTTTGGGCAAAAAATTTATGTTTTTAACTGTTTATTCTGTAATCCTGTTGTCTTTTTCAATGAAGATTATTCCTGTTCATGCCTTTAGCGATGACATATTGTTATCGAGTGTGTTAGGTGGTGTACTATTCGGATTGAGTGTTGGCGCAAATATTCGTGTAGGTGCTTCAGCTGGAGGTGTGGATATTATCAGTTTAATTTTAGCCAAAAAGAAGGAAATGTCTGTTGGCTTTATCATTACTTGCTTAAATTATGGCATTGTACTAGTTTCTGCTCTCGTTTTTGGGGTTGATAAAACACTTTATACTCTTTTTGCAATATTTGCATCCGGGAAGGCAGTTGATTCTGTTCACACAAATCACACTAAACTAACGGTTACCATCGTAACAGAGAAGTGGAAGGAATTGAGTGAAGCATTAATTCAATTGCATCCACGGGGAATCACGATGACAGATGCCGAGGGAGTTTATTCCCATCATCCAAAAAAAGTGCTAACAACGGTCATTACGAAATACGAGTTATCAGAAACGAAAAAAACCATTCAAAAAAATGACCCGTTAGCATTTGTCCATATTACTAAAGCGATTGAAGTGATGGGGAAATTTCGAAGAGATTAA
- a CDS encoding IS3 family transposase (programmed frameshift) — MAKKGQQFQRYTNEFKLNAVMKYVKGSKSYKVLADELGILNCTQLKVWVKKWEKGEKFEERSGVSNPLKGRPRTNFKSVEEERDYLKAQVDYLKKQLSKSSKGGEIPQQSKYEIIEGLRDVYPITWLLEIAYIKRASYYKWRSTQFKRDERTKQDQDICEHMMGIHILHPEVGCPRMTYLLKENDYKINHKKVYRLMKEMNIQSVIRKKRKRHGHTPSVIHPNRLKRKFKATGPNQKMVTDITYVSDGKQFYYLSVIQDLFNNEIVSWELSKRNDLELVLNTVEIWTKKKDVAEAVLHSDQGFQYTSKGYNNRLEAYSIKGSHSRKGNCLDNACIESFFSHLKTEKLYIEQCKSEVEIRQAIEDYIYHYNYKRIQKKLKQRAPIEYRHALAA, encoded by the exons ATGGCTAAAAAAGGACAACAATTTCAAAGGTATACAAATGAATTTAAATTAAATGCTGTAATGAAATATGTAAAAGGATCTAAAAGTTATAAAGTATTGGCGGATGAGTTAGGAATTTTAAACTGTACTCAACTAAAAGTGTGGGTAAAGAAGTGGGAAAAGGGAGAGAAATTTGAAGAACGAAGTGGAGTGTCTAATCCATTAAAAGGTCGACCTCGTACTAATTTTAAGTCAGTAGAAGAAGAAAGAGATTACCTAAAGGCACAGGTGGATTATTTAAAAAAGCAGT TATCCAAATCTAGTAAAGGAGGAGAAATCCCCCAACAGAGCAAGTATGAAATCATAGAAGGATTAAGGGATGTCTATCCAATCACATGGTTATTGGAAATCGCTTATATTAAAAGAGCAAGCTACTATAAATGGAGGTCCACTCAATTTAAACGCGATGAAAGAACAAAACAAGACCAAGATATATGTGAACACATGATGGGCATTCATATACTTCATCCCGAAGTTGGCTGCCCTCGTATGACCTATTTGTTAAAGGAAAATGATTATAAGATTAATCATAAAAAGGTGTACCGATTGATGAAAGAAATGAACATCCAGTCTGTCATCCGAAAGAAAAGAAAGCGCCATGGTCATACTCCATCCGTAATCCATCCGAATCGCCTAAAGAGAAAATTTAAGGCAACAGGACCTAATCAAAAAATGGTAACGGATATAACATATGTCTCAGATGGTAAGCAATTCTATTACCTATCGGTAATTCAAGATCTATTTAATAATGAGATTGTGTCATGGGAACTTTCGAAACGAAACGACCTTGAACTTGTTTTGAATACAGTAGAAATATGGACAAAGAAAAAAGACGTAGCTGAAGCTGTTCTCCATTCGGATCAAGGCTTTCAGTATACGTCTAAGGGATACAACAATCGATTAGAAGCATACAGCATTAAGGGCAGCCACTCTCGCAAAGGAAACTGCCTGGATAATGCTTGCATTGAATCCTTCTTTTCGCATCTCAAAACAGAGAAGTTGTATATTGAACAGTGTAAATCAGAAGTGGAGATACGACAAGCGATTGAGGATTATATTTATCATTACAATTACAAACGTATTCAAAAGAAACTAAAACAACGCGCGCCGATTGAATATCGACACGCGTTGGCAGCTTAG
- a CDS encoding S9 family peptidase, producing the protein MAIISLEPYLHVRTAKNPVYAPVGNKLSFIADYTGLPQVWELDRGEAWPAQLSFTKDSITLVKYVNGTSNLIIGMDVGGNEKQQLYLLKKDSTLIDLTNSPEHVHVYGGSSPDGKWIAWSSNRRNPSYLDIYIQNLETMEIRLVYSENGMFAAVKWSPDGKSLLIQKTNSALDNNLGLLDLSTGVLNWVTEHAGEASFKNAHFNKDGDHIYLLSNKDREFFGLALINLQTKHFVWLELGEWDFENLEMNKDKNKLAFTINEGGISKGVILDLKTSYLYTWKTPIGVISNLKFSPDNQKLAYVFNGPAYPPDIWELDLRTIQAERLTYVSRTPALNERLIEPELITFHSFDKLQIPAFYYQPKNPTKKQPVVLYIHGGPESQSRAVYNPILQYLLNIGYAVCTPNVRGSTGYGKTYTHLDDVRKRMDAVQDLVYLVEWLKVNRNIDFEKISIMGGSYGGFMVLASITHFPKYWSAAIDIVGISSIKTFLKTTSPWRKKQREAEYGTIEGDGEFFDRIDPLNHTDRITSPLLVLHGENDARVPIKEAEQMVNKLKERNHPVEFIRFGDEGHHFEKLKNKITAYTEIVQFLKRYIGN; encoded by the coding sequence ATGGCTATTATTAGTTTGGAACCTTATTTACATGTTCGTACTGCAAAAAATCCAGTATATGCTCCTGTTGGTAACAAGCTAAGTTTTATTGCGGATTATACTGGTTTACCACAGGTATGGGAGCTCGACCGGGGGGAAGCTTGGCCTGCCCAATTATCTTTTACAAAGGATAGTATTACCCTTGTTAAATATGTAAACGGTACCTCCAATCTAATTATCGGGATGGATGTAGGGGGAAATGAAAAGCAGCAATTGTACTTATTAAAAAAGGACAGTACGCTAATCGATCTAACGAACTCGCCAGAACATGTTCATGTTTATGGTGGGAGCTCCCCGGATGGAAAATGGATTGCCTGGTCCAGTAACCGCCGTAATCCGTCATATTTGGATATATATATACAAAATCTCGAAACAATGGAAATTCGTCTAGTGTACAGCGAAAATGGGATGTTTGCAGCAGTTAAATGGTCTCCTGACGGAAAATCCCTTTTGATTCAAAAGACAAATTCAGCTCTGGATAATAATTTAGGTTTGCTTGATCTTTCAACTGGGGTACTGAACTGGGTCACAGAACATGCAGGTGAAGCAAGTTTTAAAAATGCCCATTTTAATAAGGATGGAGATCATATCTATTTATTATCAAATAAAGACAGAGAATTTTTTGGGCTTGCTCTTATCAACTTACAGACTAAACATTTCGTTTGGCTGGAACTCGGAGAGTGGGATTTTGAAAATTTAGAAATGAATAAGGATAAAAATAAGTTGGCTTTTACGATCAATGAGGGAGGAATTTCCAAGGGCGTAATCTTAGACTTAAAGACAAGTTATCTTTATACATGGAAAACTCCAATAGGTGTTATATCCAATCTGAAATTTTCGCCTGATAATCAAAAATTAGCATATGTATTTAATGGTCCGGCATATCCACCCGATATATGGGAACTTGATCTTAGGACCATTCAAGCAGAGAGGCTTACATATGTATCCCGCACGCCAGCTCTGAACGAGAGATTGATTGAGCCGGAACTAATCACCTTTCATTCTTTCGACAAACTCCAAATTCCGGCGTTTTACTATCAGCCAAAAAACCCCACAAAGAAACAGCCTGTTGTCCTTTATATTCACGGTGGGCCCGAGAGCCAAAGCCGTGCTGTTTACAACCCAATTCTGCAATACTTATTAAACATTGGTTATGCAGTTTGTACACCAAATGTTCGGGGTAGTACAGGTTACGGAAAAACGTACACCCATCTTGATGATGTTCGTAAAAGAATGGACGCTGTACAGGATTTGGTTTATTTAGTTGAATGGCTAAAGGTGAATCGGAACATCGATTTTGAAAAGATTTCGATCATGGGCGGCAGCTATGGAGGGTTTATGGTTCTTGCTTCCATTACCCATTTTCCTAAGTATTGGTCTGCCGCCATTGATATTGTTGGAATTTCGAGTATTAAAACCTTCCTCAAAACAACAAGCCCCTGGCGTAAGAAACAAAGGGAGGCTGAATATGGCACAATAGAAGGAGACGGAGAATTTTTTGATAGAATTGATCCATTGAATCATACAGATCGAATCACCTCTCCACTATTGGTTCTCCATGGGGAAAACGACGCACGCGTTCCAATAAAAGAAGCCGAGCAAATGGTCAATAAATTAAAGGAACGAAATCATCCAGTTGAATTTATTCGCTTCGGAGACGAGGGGCATCATTTTGAAAAACTTAAGAATAAGATTACAGCCTATACGGAAATTGTACAATTCCTCAAACGGTATATTGGTAATTGA
- a CDS encoding YbxH family protein produces the protein MGAIERGGYRFVPEVSVIQQNGAVHVYNKDQFIEEIQFQFSGKFPELDQIEDLVDQYCHEHNI, from the coding sequence ATGGGAGCTATTGAACGCGGCGGTTATCGATTTGTTCCGGAAGTTAGTGTCATTCAACAAAATGGAGCGGTCCACGTGTATAACAAAGACCAATTTATCGAAGAAATTCAATTTCAGTTTTCAGGTAAGTTTCCTGAACTGGATCAAATCGAAGACTTGGTTGATCAATATTGCCATGAACATAATATATAA
- the ppdK gene encoding pyruvate, phosphate dikinase, whose translation MDQFVYLFNEGNGNMRELLGGKGANLAEMTRIGLPVPYGFTITTQACNAYYEASKTIPTLVEKQTLEALSHLEEKMGKKLGDPQDPLLVSVRSGSVFSMPGMMDTILNLGMNDETVIGMAELTNNARFSFDSYRRFIQMFSNVVLEIDTYYFEQFLEETREQKGYSSDPEMTAEDWQEVIAGYKGIVKKHTRKEFPQDPKEQLFLAINAVFNSWNNQRAIVYRRLNKIPDHLGTAVNIQSMVFGNMGDDSGTGVAFTRNPSTGEHVLYGEYLINAQGEDVVAGIRTPQPIATLRDEMPGVYKQFSDTCKLLEQHYQEMQDIEFTVERGQLFILQTRNGKRTAQAAIRIAVEMVEEGIIDKKTALLRVDPDQLNQLLHRRIDDKFEKTILAKGLPASPGAATGQVVFDADEAETLGNDGKKVILVRPETTPDDIHGIVASQAILTSRGGMTSHAAVVARGMGKACICGCEALKIDLKAKQFTVGETIVNYGDTITIDGSTGEIMLGEIPMIEPELSDEFQLLLAWADQERKIGVRANADNPEDAKKSFEFGAGGVGLCRTEHMFMDINRVPIVQKMILAENYQERMEALDLLLPMQQGDFEGIFEAMQGLPVTIRLLDPPLHEFMPDKEELLVEVTKLQILNPQSEELKEKEHLLKKIRQLDEVNPMLGHRGCRLGMIFPEIYEMQAKAIFYAAATLADKGMEVKPEIMIPLVGHVNELRQMRQLVIDAAGRVQEETGKIFTYTIGTMIEIPRAALTADEIAEEADFFSFGTNDLTQTTFGYSRDDAEGKFLQSYIENKVLPENPFAVLDRDGVGKLVEMGVKLGRKTKPSLKVGICGEVGGEKSSIEFLYQNGLDYVSCSPYRVPLARLAAAQATIRHELNTEEVYTTA comes from the coding sequence ATGGATCAATTTGTTTACTTATTTAATGAAGGAAATGGCAATATGAGAGAATTGCTAGGGGGAAAGGGTGCTAATCTAGCAGAAATGACGCGAATTGGCTTGCCGGTACCTTATGGTTTTACTATCACAACACAGGCATGTAATGCTTACTATGAAGCTAGTAAAACCATTCCTACGTTAGTAGAAAAGCAAACTTTAGAAGCTCTATCACACTTAGAAGAAAAAATGGGTAAAAAACTAGGAGACCCACAAGATCCATTGCTCGTTTCCGTTCGTTCAGGTTCTGTTTTTTCTATGCCTGGGATGATGGATACTATTTTAAACCTTGGGATGAATGATGAAACCGTTATCGGAATGGCAGAATTAACGAATAACGCCCGTTTTTCTTTTGATTCATACCGCCGCTTCATTCAAATGTTTAGTAATGTAGTGCTTGAAATTGATACCTACTATTTCGAACAATTTTTAGAAGAAACACGTGAGCAGAAAGGCTATTCTTCAGATCCAGAAATGACAGCAGAAGATTGGCAGGAGGTTATAGCTGGGTATAAAGGAATTGTTAAAAAGCATACAAGAAAGGAATTCCCGCAAGATCCAAAGGAACAGCTATTCCTTGCCATTAATGCTGTGTTTAATTCTTGGAACAACCAGCGTGCAATCGTTTATCGCCGTCTTAATAAAATACCGGATCACTTAGGCACTGCTGTTAACATTCAAAGTATGGTTTTTGGAAATATGGGGGATGATTCCGGTACAGGCGTTGCCTTCACTAGAAATCCGTCGACAGGCGAGCATGTTTTATACGGGGAGTATTTAATTAATGCCCAAGGAGAAGATGTGGTGGCGGGCATTCGGACACCGCAGCCAATTGCGACCTTAAGGGACGAAATGCCGGGGGTATACAAACAATTTTCAGATACTTGCAAACTCCTTGAGCAGCATTATCAAGAAATGCAGGACATTGAATTCACTGTTGAACGCGGCCAGCTTTTCATCCTGCAAACTCGTAACGGTAAACGGACTGCGCAGGCAGCGATTCGTATTGCTGTTGAAATGGTCGAAGAAGGAATCATTGATAAAAAGACAGCCTTACTGCGGGTTGACCCAGACCAATTAAATCAATTGCTGCACCGCCGCATCGATGACAAATTTGAAAAGACAATTTTAGCAAAAGGCTTGCCGGCATCTCCTGGTGCAGCAACAGGCCAAGTGGTGTTTGATGCAGATGAGGCAGAGACTCTTGGAAATGACGGTAAAAAGGTGATTTTAGTTCGACCTGAAACAACACCGGACGATATCCATGGTATTGTCGCTTCTCAAGCCATTTTGACAAGCCGTGGCGGTATGACAAGCCACGCAGCCGTTGTTGCACGTGGGATGGGAAAAGCTTGTATTTGTGGATGTGAAGCATTAAAGATCGATTTAAAGGCGAAACAATTCACAGTTGGCGAAACTATTGTGAACTATGGTGATACCATAACGATTGATGGGTCCACAGGTGAAATTATGCTTGGGGAAATTCCAATGATTGAACCAGAACTATCTGATGAGTTTCAGCTTCTGCTTGCCTGGGCAGACCAAGAGCGGAAAATTGGCGTCCGTGCCAATGCAGATAATCCGGAAGATGCAAAGAAATCATTTGAATTCGGTGCTGGAGGAGTTGGATTGTGCCGAACTGAACATATGTTTATGGATATAAACCGTGTTCCAATTGTTCAAAAAATGATTTTAGCAGAGAATTATCAAGAGAGAATGGAAGCACTTGATTTGCTTTTACCAATGCAGCAGGGAGATTTTGAAGGTATCTTTGAAGCGATGCAAGGGTTACCGGTGACAATCCGTTTATTGGATCCTCCATTGCATGAGTTTATGCCAGATAAAGAGGAACTATTAGTGGAAGTAACAAAGTTGCAAATCTTAAATCCTCAATCTGAGGAATTAAAGGAAAAAGAGCATTTGCTTAAAAAAATTCGCCAATTAGATGAGGTCAACCCAATGCTCGGCCACCGCGGCTGCCGTCTTGGAATGATTTTCCCTGAAATTTATGAAATGCAAGCGAAAGCGATTTTCTATGCTGCAGCGACACTTGCAGATAAAGGCATGGAAGTTAAGCCTGAAATCATGATTCCTTTGGTTGGTCATGTGAATGAGTTAAGGCAAATGCGCCAGTTAGTGATTGATGCAGCAGGAAGAGTACAGGAAGAAACCGGAAAGATTTTCACGTATACAATTGGGACGATGATTGAGATTCCACGTGCCGCTTTAACAGCTGACGAAATTGCTGAAGAAGCCGATTTCTTCTCATTTGGAACAAATGATTTAACCCAAACAACCTTTGGCTACAGCCGTGATGACGCAGAAGGAAAATTCCTGCAATCCTATATCGAAAATAAAGTACTTCCAGAAAATCCATTTGCTGTCCTAGACCGGGATGGAGTGGGTAAGTTAGTTGAAATGGGAGTAAAGCTTGGGCGAAAAACAAAGCCATCTCTTAAAGTCGGAATTTGTGGTGAAGTTGGTGGAGAAAAGAGTTCGATTGAGTTTCTCTATCAAAATGGTTTAGATTATGTAAGCTGTTCACCATACCGAGTGCCGCTTGCACGATTGGCTGCCGCACAAGCAACGATTCGTCATGAGTTAAATACAGAAGAGGTATATACAACAGCATAA
- a CDS encoding class I SAM-dependent methyltransferase: MDLKNDVQNQFGKSADSYVSSTIHKDGKDLVKLREMASIIGEETLLDVATGGGHTANAFAPYVKLVTAVDLTPEMLTAAEKFIKGNGHRNIDFVQGDAENLPFPNEGFDIVTCRIAPHHFPNVKKFVEEVHRVLKKNGQFLLDDNVVPEEDDFDLFYNTIEKWRDYSHNRAWKKSEWLRMLEMSGFEIYEWHRFDKIFRFDPWCNRMNLPQDEKEKLAEYMKGASQKIKNKFKIVIEADEMISFQGEAVVIKAIKR; encoded by the coding sequence ATGGATCTCAAAAATGATGTTCAAAATCAATTTGGAAAAAGTGCTGATTCGTATGTAAGCAGTACCATTCATAAAGATGGAAAAGACTTGGTGAAGCTGAGGGAAATGGCATCCATAATAGGGGAAGAAACGCTGCTGGATGTGGCGACAGGAGGCGGGCATACTGCAAATGCCTTTGCTCCATATGTGAAACTAGTAACGGCAGTGGATTTGACACCTGAGATGTTAACGGCAGCAGAAAAATTTATAAAAGGGAATGGCCATCGAAATATAGATTTTGTTCAAGGAGACGCGGAGAATCTTCCTTTTCCAAATGAGGGTTTTGATATTGTGACATGCAGGATTGCCCCACACCATTTTCCTAATGTAAAAAAATTCGTTGAAGAAGTACATCGTGTTCTTAAGAAAAATGGTCAATTTTTGCTTGATGATAATGTCGTTCCTGAAGAAGATGATTTCGATCTATTTTATAATACAATTGAAAAATGGCGTGATTACAGTCATAACCGGGCCTGGAAGAAGAGTGAGTGGCTCCGCATGCTTGAAATGTCTGGTTTTGAAATTTATGAATGGCATCGTTTTGATAAAATCTTCCGTTTCGATCCTTGGTGTAACCGGATGAACTTACCTCAAGACGAAAAGGAAAAATTGGCGGAATACATGAAAGGTGCATCTCAAAAAATAAAAAATAAATTTAAAATCGTTATCGAGGCAGATGAAATGATTTCCTTTCAAGGTGAAGCTGTTGTAATAAAGGCAATCAAAAGGTAA